AGGGCCCTATGACTTCGAACGAGGGGTTCTCGGTCGTGGAGCCGATGAGCGTGATCGTCCCGTCCTCGACGTGCGGGAGCAGCGCATCCTGCTGCGCCTTGTTCCAGCGGTGGATCTCGTCCACGAACAGTATGTTCGGCCTGCCGGATAGAGATCGGGAGGCCTTGGCCTCCTTGATGATCGCGCGCAGGTCGGTCACTCCTGAGAGCACGGCGGAGAGGTGATGGAACCGAGCTTTTGTCTTGCCCGCGACTATGCGGGCTAGGGTGGTTTTGCCCGTGCCGGGAGGGCCCCAGAATATTATGGATGGCACGGTGTCCGCTTCGATGAGCGCGGAGAGCGGTTTGCCCGGACCCACGAGGTGCTCCTGACCCACTATCTCGGAGAGCGTGCGGGGCCGCATCCGCTCGGCGAGCGGCGCCTTGTGGTGCCCCTTGTCGGCGAAGAGGTCGTCCATGAGAGGTGTTATGAGCACGACAGTGGTTCACTGTACAAGGGAAAAATAATTGCGGATGAAAATTCGATTGAAGGCCCGCAGGCTGCGTGCTAGACGAGAGAGATCGTGCTCACATCCCTCCGCATCAAGGACTTCGCCATCATCGACGAGATCGAGCTATCGCTCGGGACGGGGCTCAACGTGATGACCGGCGAGACCGGCGCCGGCAAGACGATCATTGTCGAGGCGCTCAAACTCGTCCTGGGCGGCAGGGCATCCGCCGAGGCGGTGCGGGCGGGCAGCGAGTCGGCGAGCGTCACCGCCACCTTCGACTCCTCTGACCTGCCGGCCCCTGCGGCAAATGCGCTGGCCGATGCGGGCATCGAGTGCAAAGAGGGGATCATCGTCCACAGGGTCGTGGGCAGCCAGGGCAAGGGCCGGATTTCGATAAACGGCGTGCCCGTCATCGCCGCAACGCTCAAGACGGTCGCAGAGCATCTGGTGGACATATCGAGCCAGCATGAGCATCAGCTCATGCTCGACGAGGCGAGATACCCCGCGTTGCTCGACGGTTTCGCAGGCCTCTGGAAGGAATTCGAGGCGTTCGCCCTGGCGCACCGCATGTGGCTCGATGTCTCCCGTGAGCTGGCAAAACTCGAGGACGCGGGCAGAAACGCGGTGGAAAGGCAATCGTTCCTCAAGTTCCAGCTGGACGAGATCGAGAGGGCGCAGGTGAAGCCGGGCGAGGACGCGGAGATCGAAGCGGAACTCAAGAGGCTCAAGCACGCGGTCTTTCTGGAGGAGAAGGTGCGTGCAGCGTGCGACGCGCTGAGCGGCGAGGCCGGGTCCGCAATCTCTGCGCTCTCGATCGCTTCGCACGCGGTCGAACAGTGCGCGCAGTTCGAATCAAAGGCTGAAGACTGGGCTGCGGCTATCAATCGCTCGCGTGTCGAGGCTGAGGAGGTGGCGCGGGAGCTCTCCATATATGCCGAGCGGGTGGGCTCGGAGCCTGATAAGGCTGAGCAGCTTGAGGAGAGGATGTATCTCATAAGGGGGCTTACGCGAAAGCACGGCGGGAGCATCGAGGCTCTCCTCGCGCGAGGTGAGGAGATGGCGCAGGAGCTCAGGAAGATAGAGAACTACGACGGGGAGCGTGCGCTGAAAAGGGTGGCCCTCGATGAGTCTGCGTTAGCTAGGAGGACGGCTGCCCAGGCCCTCAGCCGCGGTCGCACACGCGCCGCGAGGGAGATGGGGAAATCCGTCGCCTCGGAGCTTTGCGAGCTCGGGATGAAGAAGAGCGAGTTTTCCATCAAGGTCGAGCAGAGGCCGGAGGAGGAATGGGACGAGTCCGGCCCCGACAGGGTGGAGTTCCTGATATCCCCCAACGTCGGGGAGCCGATGCGCGGGCTCGCCAGGATAGCGTCCGGCGGCGAGCTGTCGCGATTCATGCTGGCGCTCAAGAGCGCCCTGGTTTCTAAGTCCGCACAGTTTGGCACCTCTATCTTCGACGAGGTGGACAGCGGCATCGGTGGGGCGGTCGCCGCGGTGGTGGGCCGCAAGCTCAAGGCCATCTCGCAGGCGCGCCAGGTCGTATGCATCACGCATCTTCCGCAGGTTGCCGCGTTTGCGGACAGCCACGTGAGGATATCGAAGAGGGTGAAGGCCGGCCGCACGGTAACATCGATGGACGGCCTTGCCGGCGACGATAGGGTGAACGAGATAGCTCGCATGCTGGGCGGAGAGAAGATCACCGACACCACGATAGCCCACGCAAGGGAGATGCTCAGAGAAAGCGGATCGTAATTATGGATATCGAGAAGGCGGTGAAGGAGGCGGTGATGAGGATCGAGGCGCAGAGCCTCGACGCGTTCGAGGTCGTGGGCCTCGTCGAACGCTCGCTCATCATCGAGTCCAAGCAGCAGATGATAGACCGCGCTCTTCGGAGCGAGAGGCGCGGGATCTCTATCAGGGCGATCAAAGGCGGGAGGATGGGGCTTGCCTCCACCGCAGACATGAATCCGAAGTCGGTGATCACCGCCGTGCGAAGCGCCCTGGCCTCTGTGGAGAGCGTCTCACCGTCGGACGAGGTTTCGCTTCCCGAGCCCCAGCCCGAGCAGGGCAAGATTGAAGAGGTTTTGAAGAGGACGCTCTCCGATGTTCCTTACAACGACAAGGCGCGGTTTGCGATGGAGATCGAGAGCGCGGCGATAGCTCACGACAGCAGGATATCCAAGGTCCAGCAGGCGCGCTACGGAGAGGATGTGCGCGCTCTCTTCGTCGTGAACTCCCGCGGCGTCAGGGCGAAGTTTGAGAGGGGTTTCTGCCACTGCGCTGCCAAGGCCGTGTCCGACGACGGCCGCTGCGCCCAGAGCGGGTTCGAGCAGTCCTTCTCCGCCTCTTTCGACGATATTGATCCTGCGTGGGTAGGCCGCACTGCCGCGAAGAGGGCGGTGGACAAACTCGGCGCTGCTCCGGCCCCGGGCGGAACGGCTTCAGTCGTGTTCGAGCCCCGGGCTGCCGCATCGATGCTCGCCCTCCTCGCACCGTCGTTCTTCGCCGACAACGTGCAGCGCGGCAAATCGATGCTCGCGGGCAAGCGCGGCGAATGCGTCTTCAACGCCGCGGTCACAATAGTGGACGACGGGCTTCTGCCCCACGGCTGCAACTCGTTCGCCTTCGACTGGGAGGGCATACCCAAGAGGCGGACGGTGCTGGTGCGCGACGGCGAGGTCGAGTCCTGGCTCTATGACGGCGCCAGGGCCGCCAAGGACCGCGTTCAGTCCACGGGCAGCTGCGTGAGAGAGGGGTTGGAGAGACAGCCCGCGGTCGGCGTGAGCAACTGTTTCCTAAAGGCAGGCGGAGCATCCCCGGAATCGCTGCTCGTCCAGGCTGACCGGGGTTTTTTGATCACGGACCTGCTGGGTTTGCATACCGCGAACCCGATCAGCGGCGCGTTCTCCCTGGGCGTCGAGGGGTTTGTCGTAAAAGAGGGGGCAAGGCGTGAGCCGGTGAGGGGCATGACCATAGCCGGCAATGTGCATGAGCTGTTCGGAAGGATCGTCGCCGTGGGCAACAACTTGAGGTTCGTGGGGTCGTTCGGCGCACCTGCGTTTTTTGCGGAGGGGATGGTCCTGGGTTCCTGATGCCCTGGGTGTAAAATTTTTGGCTTTTCAAGAGGGGGAGAACCCCTATAATAAATCGATGCTCATAAGATCCTTCGGAATATCGGACGTGGGAAAGCGCAGGGAGAAGAACGAGGACAACTACCTTGTTCACGACGGACTCCGTCTCTACGCGGTCGCCGACGGCATGGGCGGACACTTGGGTGGAGACATCGCCAGCGGGCTCGCCATCTCCACGATCGAAGAGGTGGTCTCCTCGCTCGAGCAAGACCCGGACACCACCCTCCAGGAGGGGGTGAACTTAAAGCAGGGCGAATATCAGGGCTATCTGCGCTATGCGGTGAGCCTCTCCAGCAAGCGCATATTCGACAAAGCGAAGGAAGAAAGCTCCCTCAGGGGCATGGGCACCACGACGGTCGCCGTGCTCTTCCGCGACAACAAGGCTTACATCGCCAACGTGGGCGATTCCCGGGCGTATCGCATAAGGAGCGATGAGATATTGCAGGTCACCAAGGATCACTCGCTGGTCGGCGAGCAGATGCGCGCCGGCATAATGACCGAGGAGGAGGCGCGCGGCAGCCGGCTGAAGAACATCATCACCCGTTCGGTGGGCTTCCAGGAGAACGTGGATGCCGATGTGGAGATCAGGGTCGTCCAGAAGGGGGACCGGTACCTGCTCTGTTCGGACGGCCTCTCGAACCTTCTGGGCGACAAAGAGATCAGGGACATCGTCGCAACCAACGATCTGGAGACAGCCTGCAGGCGGCTCATAGACATAGCAAACGATCGCGGGGGGGAAGATAATATCACCGTGGTGATAGCCGAGGTCGACTCGCTGGACGGATCAACGGGCCAAACAGGTTCCGACGACCCGACCATTGAACTTTAATTAATGATTCCAATAGTTTATGAAGGTTATCTTTTATTGACACTCACCCGGGTGTCTGTTAACAATTCATTATCAATTAAGATTATTTAATCAATTTGCAGGATCTATCACATACCGAAGCTGTTTGGACGTTAATCAACTGTCAAAAGAATAATGGGCAATCACAGACCCGATACCAAGAGAAGGCCGGCGGAGCGCTTCAGCATACTCATAGTGCCTCGCAACAGGTCTAAGATAAGGCGCATAGAGGCCTCCAGCAGGTCTTT
Above is a window of bacterium DNA encoding:
- the recN gene encoding DNA repair protein RecN translates to MLTSLRIKDFAIIDEIELSLGTGLNVMTGETGAGKTIIVEALKLVLGGRASAEAVRAGSESASVTATFDSSDLPAPAANALADAGIECKEGIIVHRVVGSQGKGRISINGVPVIAATLKTVAEHLVDISSQHEHQLMLDEARYPALLDGFAGLWKEFEAFALAHRMWLDVSRELAKLEDAGRNAVERQSFLKFQLDEIERAQVKPGEDAEIEAELKRLKHAVFLEEKVRAACDALSGEAGSAISALSIASHAVEQCAQFESKAEDWAAAINRSRVEAEEVARELSIYAERVGSEPDKAEQLEERMYLIRGLTRKHGGSIEALLARGEEMAQELRKIENYDGERALKRVALDESALARRTAAQALSRGRTRAAREMGKSVASELCELGMKKSEFSIKVEQRPEEEWDESGPDRVEFLISPNVGEPMRGLARIASGGELSRFMLALKSALVSKSAQFGTSIFDEVDSGIGGAVAAVVGRKLKAISQARQVVCITHLPQVAAFADSHVRISKRVKAGRTVTSMDGLAGDDRVNEIARMLGGEKITDTTIAHAREMLRESGS
- a CDS encoding TldD/PmbA family protein; its protein translation is MDIEKAVKEAVMRIEAQSLDAFEVVGLVERSLIIESKQQMIDRALRSERRGISIRAIKGGRMGLASTADMNPKSVITAVRSALASVESVSPSDEVSLPEPQPEQGKIEEVLKRTLSDVPYNDKARFAMEIESAAIAHDSRISKVQQARYGEDVRALFVVNSRGVRAKFERGFCHCAAKAVSDDGRCAQSGFEQSFSASFDDIDPAWVGRTAAKRAVDKLGAAPAPGGTASVVFEPRAAASMLALLAPSFFADNVQRGKSMLAGKRGECVFNAAVTIVDDGLLPHGCNSFAFDWEGIPKRRTVLVRDGEVESWLYDGARAAKDRVQSTGSCVREGLERQPAVGVSNCFLKAGGASPESLLVQADRGFLITDLLGLHTANPISGAFSLGVEGFVVKEGARREPVRGMTIAGNVHELFGRIVAVGNNLRFVGSFGAPAFFAEGMVLGS
- a CDS encoding Stp1/IreP family PP2C-type Ser/Thr phosphatase — protein: MLIRSFGISDVGKRREKNEDNYLVHDGLRLYAVADGMGGHLGGDIASGLAISTIEEVVSSLEQDPDTTLQEGVNLKQGEYQGYLRYAVSLSSKRIFDKAKEESSLRGMGTTTVAVLFRDNKAYIANVGDSRAYRIRSDEILQVTKDHSLVGEQMRAGIMTEEEARGSRLKNIITRSVGFQENVDADVEIRVVQKGDRYLLCSDGLSNLLGDKEIRDIVATNDLETACRRLIDIANDRGGEDNITVVIAEVDSLDGSTGQTGSDDPTIEL